The nucleotide sequence AGAACAAGTTATGACGCCATCAAAGGAAGGTAGTTCCAATTATAGCAGAAAACAAAAACAGGCTTCACCTAACAACACCGAACCTAAGAAGACCCCTGCTAAAAGAAAATCAACACGTCTGAAGGCATCAAATGCTCAACGTAATGTTAAAATGTTTGGATTACCACCACAAATTGAAATCATTCCACAAACATCTACAGGAATACCAATACAAAATCCCTCGCACTTGGTGGTTCCATTCCATGATCAATACGCCAGTTTAAGAATAAGCCCTGAAATTGAGAAGCAAAAGAAACGAAAACAAGCAGCTTCCGTTCAAAACGAAACAATGAAGCAATCTGAATTTTACAAAGACTCGAAATCGCCCAGAAGAGCGGAATATCACCATACTTATGATATGTCAGGAGGGCGCCTCATTGAAAACAAATCATACCAACCTGCAGCTGCAGGTCTCGAGCAGAGTTCGTTGATCGAGCAACGGGCATTTTCTGAACATCGGTCCGCTGTAGAGCAGAGAGCCGCTGCGGAACAACAGAGACTCATTGCTCAACATAGAACACGATCAGATCAGGCGTTGATGACAGAAATGAGAGCAAACCCTGAACAGAGAGCTGAACAGAGATCATACCAAGAACAAAGGTCACTATCTGAATACAGATCTCACCCTGACCATATATCGCTGCCAGAACCACTGACACTTGCAGAACAAATATCATTATTTGAACAAAGACCCTTCCGAGATCCGAGAGCTTACCCTGACCCGACTTACTCTGAGCGAAGAAACTATCCTGATCAAAGGTCTTACTCTGAACATAGGGCGCTTCACGAACAAAGGCCGTTTTCAGAATTACGATCACATGTAGAGCATAGTCTGTATACTGAACAGCGACCACATCCTGAGTCAAGGGCTTACAGTGATCAAATGGCCTACCCCGACTTGAGAGCGCATCCTGACCCGCGACACGTGGAGGCTTTGTCGCTATCCGAACAGATGGCCTACGCAGAACAGAGAGCTTATTCGGAACAAAGGCTATACTCTGGTCAGAGAGCATACGCTGAGCAACGCTCATATCCCGATCAGGCCAAATATCCCGAACAGATAATATGCTCGGAGGTAAGAACATATCCAGAACAGAGGCCATACCCTCAACAGCTTTACCCGGAACAGAGGCAGGTGCCGGAACAATTGTCTTATGCTGAAGGACCCACTCAAGAACAGATAGCATATGCAGAACACAGACTAGTTGCCGGACAAATGGCAGAGCAACCATTATCAAATGAACAAATGTTGCCTCCCGAGCATAGGCCGTTAACTAAGAGGAGATCTTCAAAAGAAAAGAAATCAGCTTCTGAACGAAGGTCTTCAAATGAGCATTGGCCACCTTATGAAATGAGACCATTAAATGAGAATTTATCCATGCAAGATAAAAAGTTATTGATTGAGCAGCACGCCGCAAGTGACTTAAGATTGTTGAATGAGCAATTAGCTGATCAAACCACATCTATTGAAAGACGTCTTTCTTCTGACCGGCGGCTGTCCAGTGAGCACCGGTTATCTACCGAAAGCCGGCACTCTAGCGAACACCGGCTATCTACCGAAAGCCGGCACTCCAATGAACATCGGATGTCTAGTGAACGGCAGCTCGCCAGTGATCTTCGAATGACTGCAGAGCGACGGCTCTCTGGTGAACCCCACCACCAAACTGAACAACACCTGTCTTGTGAACGCCGCCTCTCAAGCGAGCACACGCTCTCTGCTGAACACCCGCTTTCTAGCGAACACCGTCTGTCTAGTGAGCGCCCACTCTCTACTGAACACCGACTGTCTATTGAACGAAGGCCTTCGTTTGATCGGGGACAAACAACTGAATATAAATCAGCATATGAACATAGACCATTAACTGAAAGACGGCTTTCATATGAACGACGACCTTCATATGAACCTGTCCAACCAAGTGATCGAGCACCATCAAATGAACCAAGGCTCTCAAATGAACACAGACTTTCAAATGAAAGCAGACATACTGATGATCCGAGACTTTCAAACGAACAATATCCTATTAATGAACAGATAGTTCCAAATGAAATGGCGCGTTTTAATGAACGCGGTATCGTTAACAGCAATATTAATCAGGAAAATGAAACAAGTGACCTGAGTCGTAATCAAGAACAGTGGTCAAGAAGCCAGCAGTTGATTGATCAGAGAGCAGATGACGAACACAAACAATTCATTATGCGATCTATTGATGAAGAAACATTAAATGCAAATAGAGTGTCAGAACATAGGTCGTCTACTGAGCAAAAGCCAATAATTGATCAAGAGCTAAGAGCCCAGAATATATCCAGGAATGAGAACGAGTCATTAATAGATCAGGAAACTTATAGTGAAAGAAATTCAGAGACTGAAACTTACGGGAACGTTGGTAATCATTCAACAAGCATGTATCGCGAAAGTACTTCGACGCCTACTAACTGCGCCCACTCAGATCGTGATCTAACTAAGACACCAAGTGAACCTTATGTTGAGAGTAATTATCGTAATGTATCATCAGGTATACCAGCTGCCCATGCCAGCACTAAAGTCGGGTCCATGTTGGAGACAGGTCCTCTGGATTTGTCTGGGAGGACAGTACCAGTGCAGCGTCCCTCACCGGTACCCGTACCTCAGCCAGAAACTTCCGTAACTAGCAACTATGGCACGTATCGCACTTTAGatttatctaataaaaatacGGATAGACAAACATTGGTCACTGAAACTGATATGAGAAATGTCGTTGTAGACTTACGTGTCAAAGCGCCTGCCCAGTCGGTTATCCAAATACCTGATGAAAGAATTGACATAAATTCAAAATCTATTGTGAAAAAAATTGCAAACGTTACCGACTTGACAGTTAAACGATGTGCAGATGCAGACTCGCCGAAAGATTTGTCGGTGCGGAGATCATTGAGGTCAGATTCTGTGgataaatatgaagaaaatataaGTTATGAGGAGAATGAAGCTACCGACTTGTCTAACAGAGTCGTACCCGAAAATGAACCCGATGTTAGTCCACGTTCAGATTTACCAACTGATTTATCAAGTCAAAACGATGAAAATTCTGAATTACTTGACGAGCCCGAAGTTAAAGCTATTTGCGTTTCAATAGACTTGACAGCAGATGACGAAAATATGGTTGATAATCTGAATACCGAGGATGTTAAAACTAGTATAGtaccacaaaataaacaatttcaatcGAATGATATAAAGAAGATTGAAGCAAGTAGTGCTTCATCTGGCGGCGGCTTTGTGAACGATTATTCGAACATACATCAGTTAAATAGAAATGCACCAAATTTAAATAATGGTCCAGACACAAACACTGTACTGGATATTGCGTCACAGGCAAGGAGCTCGCACCTCTATTCTGTGGTAACAACACAGCCTGAAATGAATGTTACAAGAAACGTACTTAGTGACCCATCCTACAGTATACAAAATTCTACAAACATGCTACCGCACGCGTTAGGCTCTGCTGTAAGTGATGCAATCAGGAGCCTTCCCGTGTATACCTTACCAAACCCTGTAATGGCTTCAACTATGCATAAACATGAAAGTACGGTGCCTGTTTACACATTGGCAAACGCGTGCATATCTGTAACTAAGATAGAGTCATCTAACTCAGCAACACTAACGAATACTCTTCTCAGCATTGCGGGTACGACAATCGCAAACACTACTTCAGTTTACACACTGGCTGGTACTACTATAGGAGCACCTTTGAATTATGGAGCACCACAAAATAATAGCTCCGCGGTAGGATTGCTCACGGGCAATACCCACATAAACGCAGCTGGTTCAAGAGATCAAAATAGTAAAAACGATACAGATGCACTAAGTCAGGACGCTGCTATTTCAGCTAACAATGAAACCGTGGATCCCGAAATAGCAAGAAAGATAGCAATGTTACCAAAGGAACTTGTAGAAATTTTAGGAACCATGCCCGCTGATCACAGAAACCAACTACTTAATGTCCTACCGCAGTACGTGTCCACTTCAACGGCGTCATCAACGAACCAAGGCGAAAGTAATGTAGCGATGTACGCAAATGCCATGTCTAACCAATTCCACCAAGCATCGACTTCGAGTCATATGGTTGCTGCAGAACATGACAGCTTATTAAACATGCAGGGGTTCATGCCCAATTACCAATTACAATCAAATAATCAGCAATGTACAACTCAGTTCTTGAGTTCgtttaatattgataaaaatctACCCATGACATATATTCAACAACTACAAGTGCCGCCTCCTCCGCCGCCGACGCAGCAGGCGCAACAACTGCTGCAGCAGCAATCACAGGCGTTGCTGCAGCCGCAACCACAGCCAATGCTGCAGCCGCAACCACAGCCAATGCTGCAGCCGCAACCACAGCCAATGCTGCAGCCGCAATCACAGGCATTGCTGCAACCGCAACTGCAGGCATCGCTGCAACCACAACCACAGCCATCACTGCAGTCGCAAACTCAGCAACTACTGCAGTCGCAAACTCAGCAACTGCTGCAGTCTCAACCGCAGCAACTGTTGCAGTCGCAGTCACAGGCACTGCTGCATTCGCAACCGCAGCAACTGCTGCAGCCGCAAACACAGTCATTGCTGCAGTCGCAACCGCAGCCATCACTGCAGCCGCAATCACAGGCATTGCTGCAGGCGCAATCACAGGCGTTGCTGCAGGCGCAATCACAGGCATTGCTGCAGCCGCAAACACAGCCATTGCTGCAGTCGCAACAGCAGCAACTTCTGCACTCGCAACAACAGCAACTGCTGCAGTCGCAATCACAGCAACTGCTTCAGTCGCAGTCACAGCCACTGCTGCAGTCACCGCCACTGCTGCAGTTGCAACAGCAGGCACAACTGCAGTCGCCGCCATTGCTGCAGTCGCAACAGCAGCCACAACTGCAGTTGCAACAGCAGCCACAACTACAGTCGCCACCACTGTTGCAGACGCAATCACAACTGCATCCCCAATTACTTCAGCAGCCTCAGCTGCATCCACAACTTCAAAACCAGCAACATTTACAACCACATCCAAGTCAGCCACAGGGACAGTTACAGCCCCAACAGATACAACAGATGTCGCAGTATTCCATGCGGCCTCCCCCTCCACCGCCCCCTCCTCCACCACCCCCACCCTCTAAAAATACCTTTATTCCACCATTGCCGCCAAATCCACCACCGCCATTGTATCCGTCACTCTTACCAGTGATAAAAGAAGACGATAGCACGGACGAAGATGTCAAACCCCCGGTGATGCCCGTGGAAGTAAAAGAAGATATGGATGCGGAAAATAGAGAAAGTGAAACTAAATATCAACCAGGCACGTCGACAGAGCCACAAAATGACAATGAAAGCCAAAATTCGAATGACGATAGAGTTATTGATTTGACGGAAGATGAAAATTCACCTAGAAGTGATGACTCTTCTAACGTTGCGGAAGACCTGACTAAGCCCGTAATTCCTTcgcaacaaataaataactacgtCGCTTTAGTGATTACACCGAAGCAGAAAACTCTTAATGATAAAACAGCAAGCCTAAGAGCAGTACGTATTAAAGCGCCGTCTGAACGCAAGAAATCTTTAACTGAGAACTCAAATCAAAACCAGTCAAATAGTGAAACAGAAGTTACTTTAATAAGAAAATCTGCAGTTGGAGAAGCTATTCGACCAACCCCAAAAGCTGCAGAAGAACGAAAAGTAGTAAAGTGCCTAGAATCTCTCGTTGAACGACCATCTTTAACAAATACCTTAACGGAGACAAGGCCAGTACCTATTATTGATCAAGGTCAGGGTTCAGAAGAGGAAGATAACAAAATTTTGCAGTGGAAAATATCATTAGCTATTCAGCAAGCTGAAATAAGCAGCACTcaacagaacaataaaaataaagcactaCCGTTTAAACCTGTAACTACAGTTCCACCCACAGGACTAAAATTGAGCACCGAAAGAACAGTTAACGACGAATTATCACCACCTTTACCTGCCGAACCCGTAGTAATCAAAACAGACAAAGACTCCAGTCTCGACAAAACAATTCAGAAGCCAAGCAATGTAACATCGTCAATATCAAGACAAGCTAACCAAGTTGAAAGGTCCCAACATACTGAAACTGTAAATACTAAATTAATGGAAGAAACTCGCCGATTAAAAACCGCAGTTGACAATAAAATCTCGAACATCAGCAATTTAGTCAGAAATAATATAGTTGTAGAAAATATAAGTTTAGAACAAATGCCGATACCTAAAATGCGACATGAACCAGTAATAGTTAAACAGGATATTGCACCCGATGGTGAAGAGTCTGATGACGACGTCTCGCTTGCAATTATAGTGAAAAACCGtgatcaaaacaaaaataatacgcAAACCGCTACAGTACCGGAAACCAGACCAGTTAACAATAACACactggaaaataaaatgaaggaaCAGAAAGTATTGAAAGAATCCACAAACAATTTAAGCAAAGAAGGAACTAATGAATCAAGTGCTTATGTTAATAAGCATGAAATTATCTGTCACGACCGTAACAGGACAAACTTACTAGGAAAAGATAAATCGACTACACACATCGAGGAGTGTTCGACAGAAAATGCTCATAAACAGTCTAAGAAAAGTGGTACACATTctaattgtgaaataaatattgataaacttCAAAAGACAATTAGTAATGTGACGAAAGAAAATGATACTGTGGCAGCTGAGAAAATTATTACAGAAAAGATTGCAACCTCGGCCGAATTGCAGACGAAAGAACCTCAGGCTGTAAACTTGATGACGTGCCAGCAAACTACTTTGTCGAAAACTAGTGACAAAGGCGAAAATAGATCTACCACTAAGTCGTCAGAAACTGATGACCGGTGCGACAATATCACGATGAACAGCCAAAAAGACAAACATAAGAAGAAAACTAGTTTTAGTGCATCATCGATCCAAGTATCCTCTGAATCGGGCAATCAGAAGCTCGATGACGTCAAATGTTTGGATAAGACAAAAGTATTAATAGACAATCAAACTGAAAACACAAATATAGGCATTAAAACAAGTGGCACTATGGACGggtcaaataatttcaaatcaaatGTAGATGACAGTGTTCAACAAGTAGACCACATTGAAAAGAACAAAAAAGCAAGTGACAGTCTTGCGAGTGATTTGCAACTCTGTACTGAAGTAGACGAAAACAGCTTGACGCCACTGCGGCGCAGTCGGCGAGGTAAATCCATGTTCTTGGACAGCGTTTCTGAGACTGATAAAGTTGAAGTGCTTGAAGTTTCTTTGGAACATAAGGCGCCTCTGACTAAAAAACAACTTATATTCTCTAAATTGTTGCTAGATGAAGAAATTCAGAGCGGACCACAAGCTCACTCTACACCTGAAAAAAGCTTAGTCACCGTCAACCGTGCTGAAACGCATGAAAACCTTACACTTACTAGGATTACTCCACCTGTAAGCGATGTAGCTGCAGAAGAAACTCAGGAACATGATCAGGGTAAATCTAAACGAACGAAAAGAAAGAAATCGACTCAATTAAAACGTAAAGGCAAAAAAAGGAAATCGTTTGAACTACATAAAAAACAGGAGCTCTCtcagaaaataaagaaaaagtcgAGAGTTAGAGTACAGTCCGAGAGTTCTCTTAGTATTGATCTAGGACAACAAAAGTCTAGTAcagaaaataaagaacaaaatcttcACActcataaaacaatagaaaccaGTCACAGTGATAAAAAGGATTTAGAGGCGacttttgataaattaaaatccGTATCCGACATCCCTTCtccaaatgaaaaattaattacttcaggagaaaaaagaaaaattgacGATTCGGCCATTAATGATAGTCAAACTCCTAAAACAAAGAGGCTTAAATTCTTAGAAAACAGTGAAGAAAACTTGGACGATTAcactttaaaatcaaaatgcaaGGATAAACTGCCTACAACATTAGAAAAGCGCCCCACTTGCTACATGCCGGCAGCGAGACGAACACGGTCCAAGTCTGTCATAGTTAAATCTACGTCAACTGAATTTTATGACCCTTATGATATTGATTTGGACGACATGATAGAAAAACCCGAATCGTTCAGGAGCAAGCTTAATGTTACAGATAAAAGtttacatagttttaaaatacaaaaccaaaataaatgtaaaagtaaaacaGAACCCAGCAAAACTCATACTCCAGTCAAGAAGCCATCAAAACATTCTGATTACTCTGCTCATCTTGAGGAGAAACCCGCTGTTTGTACCAAGGCCCACGTTACTGATTCAGATGATTCCTCTAAAAGTGACGTTCctttaaagaaatatatagAACAAAAAGAAAGGAAAAGTCTTAATTCTAGTAAAACTGCATCCAGTAAGCgtttcaataataaacaaaatattaaagtaaacaaaGATTATAAGAAAACTCGACGAACTCTTACTCATCTGAATGATGTTAATAAATCCAGTACTCCTAATGATGCCGAAGAACTAAGATCTGAAAAGTTTATGGAAAGCTTTGGTTTCTTCTCACAAAGAAAGCCTCGTAAATCTAATTTATTGGCGTCTAAAAAGATATCTGAAACATTCCATATAATCGCCAATGAGAGTGATGACGCTTACTTTGGTTCGAAAAAACGGACGACCAAGCGATCgctacaaaatgaaaataagagAATTGGTGGGGATGCCAGAACAAGACgacttattacaacaaaaagaaatatcAAGAGAATTACGAAGACTAAGAAGAAGGTGTTCTTGCCGCCCATACCAAGCTTTTGTCGCCTATGTAAAAAAGAATTTGGGAGGCCCGATAACTTTTTACGACATCAAATGACAGTATTACATGTATCAAGATTGTCCGAGTTAGAATTAAAAATGAGAACGATTCCCATAATTGAGAAACCCAATTACCTTATAGAGTACAAGCAACAGCTAGATCGAATTAAAATGCTTACGAAAAAGCTAGCCATGCGGAAAAAGAATTCCAAATAcgccaaaataaaaattccttctttaaataaaattttagctaaagtaaacaaaaaagtgAGGGAACAACAACTTGCTCAACGACCTCAAGTGCTGAGTCGGGACGAAGCGCTTTTCTTGGACTGCTGTCAGCTACTGAAGGCCAACAAGAGTGAAGTTAATCCTAGCGAGAAGGCAGAATTTGCTAGTGCGGCCAATCACTTCCCGTGTTCCGAGTCAACAGTCAAAGAATTTGATTTACTGGAAAAACCTATTAAAGGCGATGGCGATGTAGATTCTATTACagctaaaaatattcttgaaagCGAAGAAGTAAAAAATTTGGAAAAGGATTTAATCTCGGGTCTCAAAGAAGCTGCTAATGCTAGCTCACTAAAACCAAAAGTTGTACGCAGTGTTAGTGACGTTGGGCTGGATCAGACTGATGACGATCATATAGTTTATCCTAATGCAAAACCTGAGGAACCAAGTCCTGAGCAAATTGAGCCCTACCCACCATCAAATCCCACTAAAGCGAAAAAACAAGAACCTAAAGCGAAAATGTATCCTGACATCATAGATCCTATAGACATGTTTGAAGACAAATTCGATAAAATTAAACGAAAATGTAGATCCCAGGCGGCGGCGGCAAAACAAACACAACCTCCTATTGAGAACCGGCCTAGGTAAGTGTATATGACAAACAGGAAACTGTTTAACTATATTAGTAAAATTGGTATCTAATAATCATCTTGTTTCAGTTACAAATGTCGGAAGAAGTCGGAGAAGAAGAAAGCCaagaaaaattcaaagaaaagtCATCAAAGCTCACAGGTGCTTACAAAAGGCGCCTTGAAAGGTTTCGACGGAATCAAGGTATCTATCCCAACATCAGATATTAACATGTCTGCTATCGTACCGTCTCTAACGccgaagaagaagaaaaagactaGTT is from Helicoverpa armigera isolate CAAS_96S chromosome 1, ASM3070526v1, whole genome shotgun sequence and encodes:
- the LOC110372472 gene encoding uncharacterized protein LOC110372472 isoform X1 produces the protein MCGTDVSNRPNLATLFSRFDTEVNSARGSSKHDVEPDLGPDVFAPEPLKPSEPPKPLEPPKPPGLPKPLVITDADEGAPQEPLTNSQVADIMNSSEDEPLVNARLRPRRSTNSPQAKSTRKVEGRPSQDKVKRTSTPSKPLANKPEDLVTKSDSTPAPQFLCPYCDRKFASKQTGSKHVRRVHMSSSKQDAFFGCMHCTHVEAEPNDIIRHMMDSHPNQYFACLDCQTRFLSTSDLAEHKLNVCERQRPYRSKLRQKSASSAKKSQRNANIDRKDDFRTENEYVENHGFNGIVISCELKPSQVHDGADIEDNITTNLILPPSKTLGNSTVIEKNAVIVLDDIQWNKRIPSNFSFHNTDADQILSRLGVVHRSPRTGESTRKEWFKTIDDSTQKFEKCFETSFYSKVASNVAENLAKCLDGSFNFNPDLENTIKTRKAKNSVVINTAEGFPILLAGEQYSRNMFDSYMPRTIAPKHKWKWDSLEDRTLMNADQIKRDSHTNNCIITLVSSLDIWTQLCMRRKYECKFNISHVEKKTEKQNIIDKELKDILESREIPTTSTQLIKYSNKPAPARDGLEFPSYLGLAPTAPTYDLPPAVLSGEWVRPRCYVCCACGAQTRDSRALSLHISNQHPNAQVQHYEIVGEPLLNADILKHLYVPPSQVSNRTRPPRGFRDCTKCKKSITLKELHQHMLDCAGDTPAVRRKCRYRPFGVRRRRPRLPDNVIRRKIRKDLRNRHKQKNLMRPRQKIRSEVGDAETIRKMIADLPAKRHRVMINPLNPSLRPRRKLDKQRSKLLIKHRSTDDPKSRKLRSIKDINNATNMPPKKEEDSKIFTNKDDDDNKPLKPPTRRPVREDKNRHSETIKRKTVLSRAKRKIQMKNSSMGKSLDPDNASINSTSPNDGFPNNEPQKINVNNSSFSARQHSGRGGNYQKGNNNQRENYNRGNGSRDNNRGNGSRGGGNQGSANQGNHSRGNSQDGRDTNNRNNNNSKNDPSSTDENNPRKNGKTDNKTNKSVQSLEGQQDTNDTTQHQPTRQVELIENEAADSRLDKPPLPCNQKVPIDPQKGKSSKTRKGKGLNDCIAMLKHKLDPVPNSNDLTENEAADTAAESDTGPVADQGDQLESAPADNESDIPEVAPKDAQPATSEAAQPAAPKKVQPVPPKEAQAVAPKEAQPAPPKEAQPAANTTDHESSLSQENEGSNNKASTQPAIQPTGSVEPRPALGVTHSIANLAANPAPVPYPVLHHAEQAAMNLATNPVAHVAAHLTSHAVVHHVSNPVAHLAANLVAQPMVHPAAHSAVLSAVQLAAHSGVHLTPHQAKQISAQYMNENAIDTNRYFLPGATFDRKIDPNPAEVFSRSVIPREMEYHYKNNITQQMALEQVALGLTMNKEQVMTPSKEGSSNYSRKQKQASPNNTEPKKTPAKRKSTRLKASNAQRNVKMFGLPPQIEIIPQTSTGIPIQNPSHLVVPFHDQYASLRISPEIEKQKKRKQAASVQNETMKQSEFYKDSKSPRRAEYHHTYDMSGGRLIENKSYQPAAAGLEQSSLIEQRAFSEHRSAVEQRAAAEQQRLIAQHRTRSDQALMTEMRANPEQRAEQRSYQEQRSLSEYRSHPDHISLPEPLTLAEQISLFEQRPFRDPRAYPDPTYSERRNYPDQRSYSEHRALHEQRPFSELRSHVEHSLYTEQRPHPESRAYSDQMAYPDLRAHPDPRHVEALSLSEQMAYAEQRAYSEQRLYSGQRAYAEQRSYPDQAKYPEQIICSEVRTYPEQRPYPQQLYPEQRQVPEQLSYAEGPTQEQIAYAEHRLVAGQMAEQPLSNEQMLPPEHRPLTKRRSSKEKKSASERRSSNEHWPPYEMRPLNENLSMQDKKLLIEQHAASDLRLLNEQLADQTTSIERRLSSDRRLSSEHRLSTESRHSSEHRLSTESRHSNEHRMSSERQLASDLRMTAERRLSGEPHHQTEQHLSCERRLSSEHTLSAEHPLSSEHRLSSERPLSTEHRLSIERRPSFDRGQTTEYKSAYEHRPLTERRLSYERRPSYEPVQPSDRAPSNEPRLSNEHRLSNESRHTDDPRLSNEQYPINEQIVPNEMARFNERGIVNSNINQENETSDLSRNQEQWSRSQQLIDQRADDEHKQFIMRSIDEETLNANRVSEHRSSTEQKPIIDQELRAQNISRNENESLIDQETYSERNSETETYGNVGNHSTSMYRESTSTPTNCAHSDRDLTKTPSEPYVESNYRNVSSGIPAAHASTKVGSMLETGPLDLSGRTVPVQRPSPVPVPQPETSVTSNYGTYRTLDLSNKNTDRQTLVTETDMRNVVVDLRVKAPAQSVIQIPDERIDINSKSIVKKIANVTDLTVKRCADADSPKDLSVRRSLRSDSVDKYEENISYEENEATDLSNRVVPENEPDVSPRSDLPTDLSSQNDENSELLDEPEVKAICVSIDLTADDENMVDNLNTEDVKTSIVPQNKQFQSNDIKKIEASSASSGGGFVNDYSNIHQLNRNAPNLNNGPDTNTVLDIASQARSSHLYSVVTTQPEMNVTRNVLSDPSYSIQNSTNMLPHALGSAVSDAIRSLPVYTLPNPVMASTMHKHESTVPVYTLANACISVTKIESSNSATLTNTLLSIAGTTIANTTSVYTLAGTTIGAPLNYGAPQNNSSAVGLLTGNTHINAAGSRDQNSKNDTDALSQDAAISANNETVDPEIARKIAMLPKELVEILGTMPADHRNQLLNVLPQYVSTSTASSTNQGESNVAMYANAMSNQFHQASTSSHMVAAEHDSLLNMQGFMPNYQLQSNNQQCTTQFLSSFNIDKNLPMTYIQQLQVPPPPPPTQQAQQLLQQQSQALLQPQPQPMLQPQPQPMLQPQPQPMLQPQSQALLQPQLQASLQPQPQPSLQSQTQQLLQSQTQQLLQSQPQQLLQSQSQALLHSQPQQLLQPQTQSLLQSQPQPSLQPQSQALLQAQSQALLQAQSQALLQPQTQPLLQSQQQQLLHSQQQQLLQSQSQQLLQSQSQPLLQSPPLLQLQQQAQLQSPPLLQSQQQPQLQLQQQPQLQSPPLLQTQSQLHPQLLQQPQLHPQLQNQQHLQPHPSQPQGQLQPQQIQQMSQYSMRPPPPPPPPPPPPPSKNTFIPPLPPNPPPPLYPSLLPVIKEDDSTDEDVKPPVMPVEVKEDMDAENRESETKYQPGTSTEPQNDNESQNSNDDRVIDLTEDENSPRSDDSSNVAEDLTKPVIPSQQINNYVALVITPKQKTLNDKTASLRAVRIKAPSERKKSLTENSNQNQSNSETEVTLIRKSAVGEAIRPTPKAAEERKVVKCLESLVERPSLTNTLTETRPVPIIDQGQGSEEEDNKILQWKISLAIQQAEISSTQQNNKNKALPFKPVTTVPPTGLKLSTERTVNDELSPPLPAEPVVIKTDKDSSLDKTIQKPSNVTSSISRQANQVERSQHTETVNTKLMEETRRLKTAVDNKISNISNLVRNNIVVENISLEQMPIPKMRHEPVIVKQDIAPDGEESDDDVSLAIIVKNRDQNKNNTQTATVPETRPVNNNTLENKMKEQKVLKESTNNLSKEGTNESSAYVNKHEIICHDRNRTNLLGKDKSTTHIEECSTENAHKQSKKSGTHSNCEINIDKLQKTISNVTKENDTVAAEKIITEKIATSAELQTKEPQAVNLMTCQQTTLSKTSDKGENRSTTKSSETDDRCDNITMNSQKDKHKKKTSFSASSIQVSSESGNQKLDDVKCLDKTKVLIDNQTENTNIGIKTSGTMDGSNNFKSNVDDSVQQVDHIEKNKKASDSLASDLQLCTEVDENSLTPLRRSRRGKSMFLDSVSETDKVEVLEVSLEHKAPLTKKQLIFSKLLLDEEIQSGPQAHSTPEKSLVTVNRAETHENLTLTRITPPVSDVAAEETQEHDQGKSKRTKRKKSTQLKRKGKKRKSFELHKKQELSQKIKKKSRVRVQSESSLSIDLGQQKSSTENKEQNLHTHKTIETSHSDKKDLEATFDKLKSVSDIPSPNEKLITSGEKRKIDDSAINDSQTPKTKRLKFLENSEENLDDYTLKSKCKDKLPTTLEKRPTCYMPAARRTRSKSVIVKSTSTEFYDPYDIDLDDMIEKPESFRSKLNVTDKSLHSFKIQNQNKCKSKTEPSKTHTPVKKPSKHSDYSAHLEEKPAVCTKAHVTDSDDSSKSDVPLKKYIEQKERKSLNSSKTASSKRFNNKQNIKVNKDYKKTRRTLTHLNDVNKSSTPNDAEELRSEKFMESFGFFSQRKPRKSNLLASKKISETFHIIANESDDAYFGSKKRTTKRSLQNENKRIGGDARTRRLITTKRNIKRITKTKKKVFLPPIPSFCRLCKKEFGRPDNFLRHQMTVLHVSRLSELELKMRTIPIIEKPNYLIEYKQQLDRIKMLTKKLAMRKKNSKYAKIKIPSLNKILAKVNKKVREQQLAQRPQVLSRDEALFLDCCQLLKANKSEVNPSEKAEFASAANHFPCSESTVKEFDLLEKPIKGDGDVDSITAKNILESEEVKNLEKDLISGLKEAANASSLKPKVVRSVSDVGLDQTDDDHIVYPNAKPEEPSPEQIEPYPPSNPTKAKKQEPKAKMYPDIIDPIDMFEDKFDKIKRKCRSQAAAAKQTQPPIENRPSYKCRKKSEKKKAKKNSKKSHQSSQVLTKGALKGFDGIKVSIPTSDINMSAIVPSLTPKKKKKTSSKNKREKVSEFSGTYDSQRNAGNGTTSQKEVDVYEFMDNEEAVFEFRPSTLMERFKSISYKETPGTSKAKQAADEVDESSDSASDGDDFVYMSDDYVCSDDETENSLMSCELSNGKVGSEFKKNISPLKRKDAVEKNAVMGKIFKHNAVRTDKKSTKIKETAKPKANLDQLFDSLLEEELSTSALNKEAESPKHEDIILSKKPDHASSKHDKYNHTLSSRDDTSTRKSKSPTRKHSVSPPKEFERPSLIDYGPSTSKAAALDFGPSTSKKRDIILPKDFKPHLPKKHEIPSLKKHESSQKYTSVRDDEPELSKNQVIFTKKRESKEKLLKEMSPPSKLDEGISTSYDYNADVFEQIQYDDMGVARQRARRKCTVGKQNVLAETWSSESEPDGVPPRPNSAESVVMSSARRKKGRKRDGHHASTRRVNRHISFKKQDSEVRSHRKTSTEAGPSRVNGASDTGVSVDPYEAPAASTSSARPRTTAYYNWSSEGDEESERLQQHGWIVGDSHKKLVTMLAHAKGRKNNHDDKRHFVE